The Bacteroidota bacterium genomic interval ATCTTTATTGCCGCAATCGAGCCATTCTTCAACTTCAGATGTTTTGAATTTTATATTATTATTCTTCATATTTTCCAAAGCATCGGTAAGCTGATACTCGCCATTCACAACAATATCATTATCGAATAGATACTTTAATTCTTTGCAAAAATTCTTGCCGTCTTTAAAATAATATATTCCAATAATTGCCAAATCGGAAATCTTATCTTTTGGTTTTTCAATAAAATCAGTAACAATATTTTCGTTGTTGGTTTTCACTACTCCAAACGAGCTTGGGTCGTCAACTTTTTTCACCCAAATTATTCCATCGCTACTACCATCCAAAATAAAATCTGCTTTTAGCAAAGTATCTGCATAAGCAACAATAACTTTTCCACAAAGGGATTCTTTTGCACAATAAATTGCATGAGCTGTGCCTAAAGCTTCAGTCTGATAATATATTTTAGAATCTGCCCCAATAGATTTGGCAATATTGTGAAGATGGTTTTCTACATCTTTTCCAAAATCGCCAATTACATATGCAATCTCTTCAATTTTTTCATTCAAATTTTTTCCTATCTCTTCAACCAATCGTTGAACTATTGGTTTTCCGGCAATAGGTATCAAAGGTTTCGGAATGGTGAGAGTGTGAGGTCTCATTCGTTTTCCCATTCCAGCCATTGGTATAATTATTTTCATTTAGAAGTTTTTAATATTAAGTTTATTTAAATAATTCTATGCAGAAATCAGCAAAATGCTGAGTTTATATCACTTTTAGAAGTGTACTAATTTTCCCCTGTATGTCCGAAACCCCCGGCACCTCTGCGAGATTGAACCAATGATTCAACTTCATCCCAAACCACAGTATCGTGTTTAGCAACTATCATTTGACAAATACGCTCTCCATCACTAATTTCTACCTCATTCTCAGACAAATTAATAATTATTACACCAACTTCACCTCTATAATCCGAATCAATGGTTCCCGGGCTATTCAAAACGCTCAAACCTTTTTTTATAGCTAAACCACTACGCGGTCTTATTTGCGCTTCGTAGCCAATAGGGATTTCGACAAAAATTCCAGTAGGAATAAGTTCCCTTTGCATAGGTTTTAACAATATAGGAGAATCAAGATTTGCTCTTAAATCCATGCCAGCAGAAAAATTTGTGCTATATTGTGGCAAATTATGTTTAGACTTATTAACGATTTTTACTTTCATTTACCTTTAATAAAATTTGCAAAAGTAGTGATAATATTTTTGTCATCAACTCAAGATGCTTACATTTGAATTGCAATTTATGTATCAAAATAGTTAAAAAATAAAATACTGAAAACTTAAAATGTTTTGCTTATCTTTATTCTCAATAAAATAATTGAAACATTATAAATGTTATAAAGTATTATATAATTAATTTAGAATAATAATATTTAATGAAAATGGATATAGAAAAAGCCAATATTTTATTAGTTGAAGACGATAAAAATTTAGGTTTCATCTTAAAAGATTATCTTGAAATGATTGGTTATTCAGTTAGTTTAGAAAATAATGGAGAAAAAGGATTTGAGGCATTTCGCATCAATCCATACGATGTTTGCATCTTAGATATTATGATGCCACTAAAAGATGGTTTCACCCTTGCAAAACAAATTAGAAGAAGAAGTAATATCCCCATTATTTTTGTTACTGCAAAATCAATGGACGAAGACAAAATTAAAGGATTTAAGATCGGAGCCGACGACTATCTAACAAAACCTTTTAGCACAGAAGAATTAAGCTTAAGAGTTGATGCTATATTAAGAAGGTATAAAAGTCCACATAATAATCCACTTTCTAAAGAATACAAAATTGGAAGTTTTACATTTAAATTTCTTGACCAATTGTTGGTTTGCGATTCCTTTGAAAAACGACTTACTAAAAGAGAATCTTCCTTATTGAAAATTTTAAGTGAAAATGTAAATAGTTTAGTAGAGAGAAAAACTATCTTGAAAAATATATGGGGAGAAGACGATTATTTTATGGGCAGAAGCATGGACGTTTATATTGCAAAACTTAGAAAATATCTAAAAACCGACAGCAATGTTTCCATAACTAATGTTCATGGCTCTGGTTTCAAACTGGTTGTTTCATAATAATTCGTAAAAATTCATTCTGATAAATAATCTAAATAAGACTGTTAACTTTTAAATTGTTATCCCGCTACGGCGGGATTATTTTTTTCAAAAAAAAGAAATGACCATAGAGAATAAAATTAGAATTGATAAATGGTTATGGGCAGTGCGAATTTTTAAAACTCGCAATCAGGCAGCCGAAGCCTGCAAAAAAGGACAAATTCAAATCAATAAAATTAGTGTAAAACCTTCGTATAGTATAAAACTTAATGATATAATTGAAGTAAGAAAAAATCCCATAATAAAAACATTCAAAGTTGTTGGATTGTTAGAAAAACGACAATCTGCAAAAATAGTGGTCGATTATGTCAAAGATTTGACTACAGAAGAAGAAATGCAGAAATTAAAGCAATCGAAAGATTCCTGGTATTATAACAGAGAAAAAGGTGCTGGCAGACCAACAAAAAAAGAACGAAGAATAATTGATAGTTTAAACCAAAATTTGTCGATCAACAACGACAATTTATGATAAATATCATAATAATAAATTGTTGATTTACTGCACATATATAACTATTTATTGGATTATTATCCTCAATTCTAATCTATTAATAAATTTTAACTAAAATATTTTATTATTCCGAAAATTAGTTTTTATATTTGCCCACTATTATTAACTAAATTTTAAGTGAAATGAAAAAATTCACATTATTATTCTCAATCTTTGCTATTTTAGGATTTTTCACCCTAAATGCACAAAGTATTTTGACAGAGGATTTTCAAGCAGGAACACAACCTGCGAATTGGGGACAAGTTACTTTAGCGACAGATGGAGGCTGGCTGTTTGGAGATGCAACTGCTATGAGTAGTGCATATTTTCCAATTCCCGATCATACAGTTTTTGCCTGTACAAATGATGATGAATGTGATTGCGACAAAAGCGATGATTTACTTTATACATCGACTCTTGATTTTAGTACTGCCACTTCTATTTTGATGCAATTTGACTATTTCTTTTATGCTGCGACATGGGATGTATCAACAGAAATTGCAACAATTAAAATTTCAACTGATGATGGAGTTACCTGGACAGATATTGAACTATTAGATGGAGTAGCGGACTGGACATCTCATACTATTGATCTTACTGCCTATGCTGGAAATTCAACCGTAAAAATTGGATTTCATTATAATGATGATGGGGGCTGGTTATATGGCTTTGCACTTGATAATTTGTCAATATTCCAACCTCTTCAATTTGACGCTAAAATACTTTCTTCTGACATGAGTCCATTTGTAATGACAGGAGATTATGACATTTCAGGAATGTTTGAAAACGCCGGAAGCGATGCTTTAACAAGCGTTGACGTAAATTATAGCATTGATGGTGGAACAGTTAATACATTTAATATGACCGGTTTAAATATTAATATGCTTGAAACTGAAGCATATTCTCATAATGTACAAGCAAATTTTCCAGCAACAGGATCCTATGAATTAACTATATGGCTTTCGAATCCAAATGGAAATGCTGACATGAATACCTCAAATGACTCTTTAACAATGACGGTTAATGTTTTAGATCAAATTGCTAATAGATTAGTTCTCATCGAACATTTTACCCAAGCTTCATGCGGACCATGTGCAAGTCAAAACCCTGCATTAGATGCTCTTATTTCTGATCCTCAAAATATTGACAGAGTTGTGCACATCGGTTACCACACAAGCTGGCCAGGTTATGATCCAATGTATGATTTTAATAATACTAATGGATTAGGAGATGCAAGAGTTGGTTATTATGGTGTATCTGGTGTTCCTGATTGCGTAATAGCAGGAAATCAAGGACAAGGCGCACCAAGTATAGTTTCTCAAGACAAAATTGATACTGAATATAATAGACCAGGATATTTCGAAATATCAGGACTAGCATATGCTGCAAACGGTGAATTAACTATCAATTTAACTTGTGAAGCATATGCAGATTTTACAACTGGAACTATAAAAGCTCATGTTGTTCTTGTAGAATACGTTAACTATAGTTCAGCCCCAGGATCTAATGGAGAAACATCTTTTCCAGATGTTATGAGGAAAATGTTCCCTGGAGAAACAGGAACAAACCTTAATAACCCAACAAGTGGAACTATATCTAATTTAGATTTTACATATACAATTCAAACTCCTATTGATATTAACAATTGTCATTTAGTAGTATTTGTCCAAAACGATTCTGATAAAGATATTTATATGGCAACAAAAATTGAGATTGGCAGTTGTTCTATGACTTTAGACGTTGTTTCAACTAATGTAACTACTCCAGGTGGAGCAGATGGAACTGCTACAGTTACTGCTAACAACGGAACTGCACCTTACACTTATCTTTGGGATGATGCTAATGCACAAACAACTGAAACTGCAACTGGCCTATCAGAAGGAACATACAATGTTACAGTAACAGATGCTGAGAATTGCATAACAGTAGTCTCAGTTGATGTATTAGATTTAACTTTCATTAATGAAGTGAATGGAAAAGAAATTGGAATTTATCCAAACCCAACTAAAGGTAAATTAAACATTACTAATGTAGAAAATACAAGTGTTTATATTTATAATGTTCTCGGAGACGAAATTTACAGTAATCAAAACCCAAATAGTTTCAATACTGTTGACATCTCTCAATATGCAAACGGAACTTATATTGTGAAAATTATTGCAGAAAATGGTGTTTATACAAAACCAATTTTCTTGAATAAATAAAATTTAATGTCTAAATAATAAAAATCAGCAATTTGACACAATAATTTGTCATTTTGCTGATTTTTTTATTTATATAAACTAAAGAAATTTAATTATGAAAAAATTATTGCTTTCAGGAATACTATCTGTGTTCTTTCTTTTTTGTTTTTCACAAAACCAAAAAGCTCAAATTCCATCGGTAGAGGTAAAAACTTTAGAATTAAAAACATTTAATACTTCAGAAATTTCAAACGATAAAAAACCAATAGTGCTAAGTTTTTGGGCAACATGGTGCAAACCATGCATAAAAGAATTGGATGCCATTGCCGAAAATTATGAAGACTGGCAAGAAGAAACAGGCGTGAAAGTCGTTGCCATTTCCATTGACAACTCACGAAGCATGGGACGAGTATCACCTTTTGTAAACGGCAAAGATTGGGATTACGAAGTATATTTAGACCCAAACGGCGATTTCAAACGAGCAATGAATGTTGTAAACGTTCCTCACACTTTTCTTATTGATGAAAATGGAAAAATTGTATGGCAACACACAACCTATGCCGATGGCGACGAAGAAGAACTTTACGAACTAATTAAAAAACTGGCAGCAGGAGAAGAAATAAAACACTAATCGAAATACTTTTTCATAACGATTTACAAAGTATTTCAAAAATGGCTGGCACAATAATCCATTTCGATTCAGACTATTTTAATAAAAATGAAAACCTATGAAACAAATTCATTACATAATACTTATAATTCTCTGTCTTTCTATACAAAAATTAAATGCCCAAAACAATCAAGGGCAACTAAGTGGAAATTTTCAATTAGACGCTCAGACATATACTGAAGATATAGATATAGGAGCAGCAGCAGCTCCTGAAAAATTGCTTTCAAATTCTTATGCAAACTTTAATTTCATTAAAGGAAACTTTTCCGCAGGACTTCGATTTGAAGGATATTTGAACACTCTTCAAGGTTTCGACCAAAATATAAATGCAGTTGGAATACCATATAAATATTTGACATATAAAGCGGGCGACCTCGAAGTAACAGTCGGAAATTATTACGAACAATTTGGCAATGGACTCATTTTTCGCTCCTATGAAGAAAAAGCCATAGACATTGACAATGCAATGGAGGGCATCCGCCTGAAATACAACCCACACAAAGGAGTTTATATAAAAGGTTTCGTTGGCAAACAAAGAGACCATTTTGAAGTGGACGAAAGTGGATTTTCAAAACTAATAAACAGCGGCTTGGTTAGAGGAATTGATGGCGAATTATTTGTAAACGAAATATTTAACTCACTTTCCGAAAATAAAACCCAAATAATTCTGGGAGGAAGTTTTGTAAGCAAATTTCAGGAAGGCGATTCATACACACAATCCATTAACGATACCACCATTAGAATATACAAATTACCGGAAAACGTGGGCGCCTATGCCGGAAGAATTAGTCTGTTGCGAGCTGGGTTCAATCTTTCCGGAGAATATGCTTATAAAATTGCTGATCCTTCTGGAGAAAATCACAATATTTATCGTCATGGCGAAGCATTTCTGATAAATGCAACATACTCAACAAAAGGTTTAGGAATATTCCTAACTGCAAAAAGAGTTGATAATATGGCTTTCCGCTCCGACAGAAGCGCCCAACTTAATAGCCTTAATATGAATAACTTACCGACAATCACAAAAAATCACACCTACAGTCTGGCTGCTATGTATCCTTATGCAACTCAGCCTAATGGCGAAATTGGTTTTCAGGGAGAAATTATTTATAAATTAAAAAAGAAATCTACCCTTGGCGGGAAATATGGCACAAACATTTCAGTAAATTTTTCGCAAGCAAACAGTATTGAAAAAACCCAAATTGATGAAAATACAGCTATAGATCAAGAATGGACAGATGGTTATAATTCCGATTTTTTTGCCATTGGTAACGAAAAATACTTCCAAGATTTTAATATAGAAATCAATAAAAAAATCAGTAAAAAATGGAAGGCTCTTTTCACCTATCAAAATCTATTATACAATTATAATATCATTAGAGGAACTTCCGGTCATGAAGATGTAAAAGCCAATATTTTTATTGCTGATATTACTTTTAAACCAAAGAAAAAACATGCTATAAGAGTTGAATTTCAGAGCCTTACAACCAAACAAGATAAAGGCGATTGGGCAATGGGACTTATCGAATATTCAATTTCTCCACATTGGTTTTTTACAGTTATCGACCAATATAATTATGGAAATCCAGAAGAAGACAAACAGTTTCACTACTACTCGGCATCTATTGCATTTAATAGGAATGCCAACCGATTTCAAATTGGCTACGGAAAACAACGAGAAGGAATTATGTGTGTTGGAGGCGTTTGTCGTGCAGTACCAGCTTCCAACGGATTGACACTTTCAATTACAAGTAGTTTTTGATATTCGAAATTAGAAATTAGGAATTGGAAGACAATTCATTTTTGTTGCCTAATATCTAATTTCAAAAAAACAAACATAAAATATTAATAAAAATGAAAAAACTCAATTATTTACTTTTTATATTTATCAGTGCTTCAATATGGATTTCCTGCGATGAAATTGATGATCCATATTTTGAGGAAATAATACAAGCAACTTGTCCGTCTCCTGAAAGTTTCCCGCCTGCTTCAAGCGAGCAAAAAGTTCTAATACTTGATTTTACCGGACACAAATGCGGCAATTGTCCTGAAGCTCACCTCATTATCGAGAACCTAATAAACCAGCACCAAAACAAAATAATTCCTGTAGCTATTCATTGTGGCTACTATGCCGAATTTGATACTACTGCCGACAAACACAATTACAATTTCACAACACCAACCGGCGAAGAATTTGGTGGAGATGGAGTTACAGGAACTGGACATTTCGATATTTTATCTCAACCGATTGGTTTAATTAACAGCCTTAGCAAAAACAATAAGGCCGGACGAAACCAATGGTCAGATTTAACTGATATTGAGCTACTTAAAACTCCAAAAATAGGTTTATCAATTGTGAACTCTTTTGATGATGACTCACGAAAATTATGCACACATATTAATACCGAATTTCATGAAAATTTAGATGGAAATTACTTTCTGGCAGTTTATTTAATTGAAAGCCACATAATAAATTGGCAAACTGATTACAGTCAATCGCCTGCCGATATTCCTGACTACGAACACAATCATGTTTTACGAGGAGCCATTAACGGTAGCTGGGGTCGCGAAATTGCATCAGACACAATAGTTGCAGGCTCTTCTATTGTAAAATCTTACGCATACAATCTTCCCGAGGAATATGTTAAGGAAAACTGTGCAGTAGTTGCTTTTGTTTATGATGATGATTCCAAAGAAATTATGCAAACAGAAGAGGTAGGAGTTGTTGAGCATTTGAAATGATTGTAACTAATTTGTTTTATATATTTGGTTGTTGTATTTAATACCAGAAAATTTTATAATCGTTGATTATTCGGTTAAAATTAACGATTTTTAAGATTAAATAAATAATTAAATAGTAATTTCGCGTATCTTTATAAAAAAATAGAATTTTAATGAGCAAATTACCAAAAGCACCTTTATTAGAAATAATATTCGAAATCAATTGGGATATTACTAATAAAAATGATATTGTTAAGTTTCAATATCTTCACGGTGATTTATTTTCAAATTTAAAAGATAAATATCCTTACAGAGAAAACTTATTGCCTCCAGAAGTCCCATTAGATATTGCTAAAGGAATGCCTGTTTATAGATTTAGAAAAGAGAAGCTTGGCTATCCTTTAACTCAAATTGGTCCAGGGATATTAACATACAATACTATTGATGAGTTGTACTTTTGGAACGATTTTAAGACTGAAGTAAAGCACTTGACAAATTCATTTTCTGAAGTCTTTTCTGAAATAAATAATACAAATTTGTTTTTAACATTGACATATATTGATTTCTTTGAGATTGATTTTAATAAACAAAATGTAATTGATTTTATTAATGAAAATTTAAGTTTAAATGTTAATCAATCCATAATAAATAATAAAAATACAAATGCCATTAATTTAACACTTTCTTATCAAATTGAAGATAATATTCTGTCTCTAAATCTCAGAAATGGTGTTGTTAGTAATAATAAACAAGGAATTATACTTCAAACAAAATTAATAGGA includes:
- a CDS encoding nucleotidyltransferase — encoded protein: MKIIIPMAGMGKRMRPHTLTIPKPLIPIAGKPIVQRLVEEIGKNLNEKIEEIAYVIGDFGKDVENHLHNIAKSIGADSKIYYQTEALGTAHAIYCAKESLCGKVIVAYADTLLKADFILDGSSDGIIWVKKVDDPSSFGVVKTNNENIVTDFIEKPKDKISDLAIIGIYYFKDGKNFCKELKYLFDNDIVVNGEYQLTDALENMKNNNIKFKTSEVEEWLDCGNKDATVYTNQRILELNKNENLISDTANIQNSLIKEPCFIGKNVVIKNSIIGPHLSVGENSQIINSIVRNGIIQSNSKVEDFNIKNSMIGNSVEIVGNVPEMSIGDFTTIID
- the dut gene encoding dUTP diphosphatase; translation: MKVKIVNKSKHNLPQYSTNFSAGMDLRANLDSPILLKPMQRELIPTGIFVEIPIGYEAQIRPRSGLAIKKGLSVLNSPGTIDSDYRGEVGVIIINLSENEVEISDGERICQMIVAKHDTVVWDEVESLVQSRRGAGGFGHTGEN
- a CDS encoding response regulator transcription factor — translated: MDIEKANILLVEDDKNLGFILKDYLEMIGYSVSLENNGEKGFEAFRINPYDVCILDIMMPLKDGFTLAKQIRRRSNIPIIFVTAKSMDEDKIKGFKIGADDYLTKPFSTEELSLRVDAILRRYKSPHNNPLSKEYKIGSFTFKFLDQLLVCDSFEKRLTKRESSLLKILSENVNSLVERKTILKNIWGEDDYFMGRSMDVYIAKLRKYLKTDSNVSITNVHGSGFKLVVS
- a CDS encoding RNA-binding S4 domain-containing protein, whose protein sequence is MTIENKIRIDKWLWAVRIFKTRNQAAEACKKGQIQINKISVKPSYSIKLNDIIEVRKNPIIKTFKVVGLLEKRQSAKIVVDYVKDLTTEEEMQKLKQSKDSWYYNREKGAGRPTKKERRIIDSLNQNLSINNDNL
- a CDS encoding T9SS type A sorting domain-containing protein, whose product is MKKFTLLFSIFAILGFFTLNAQSILTEDFQAGTQPANWGQVTLATDGGWLFGDATAMSSAYFPIPDHTVFACTNDDECDCDKSDDLLYTSTLDFSTATSILMQFDYFFYAATWDVSTEIATIKISTDDGVTWTDIELLDGVADWTSHTIDLTAYAGNSTVKIGFHYNDDGGWLYGFALDNLSIFQPLQFDAKILSSDMSPFVMTGDYDISGMFENAGSDALTSVDVNYSIDGGTVNTFNMTGLNINMLETEAYSHNVQANFPATGSYELTIWLSNPNGNADMNTSNDSLTMTVNVLDQIANRLVLIEHFTQASCGPCASQNPALDALISDPQNIDRVVHIGYHTSWPGYDPMYDFNNTNGLGDARVGYYGVSGVPDCVIAGNQGQGAPSIVSQDKIDTEYNRPGYFEISGLAYAANGELTINLTCEAYADFTTGTIKAHVVLVEYVNYSSAPGSNGETSFPDVMRKMFPGETGTNLNNPTSGTISNLDFTYTIQTPIDINNCHLVVFVQNDSDKDIYMATKIEIGSCSMTLDVVSTNVTTPGGADGTATVTANNGTAPYTYLWDDANAQTTETATGLSEGTYNVTVTDAENCITVVSVDVLDLTFINEVNGKEIGIYPNPTKGKLNITNVENTSVYIYNVLGDEIYSNQNPNSFNTVDISQYANGTYIVKIIAENGVYTKPIFLNK
- a CDS encoding TlpA family protein disulfide reductase, whose product is MKKLLLSGILSVFFLFCFSQNQKAQIPSVEVKTLELKTFNTSEISNDKKPIVLSFWATWCKPCIKELDAIAENYEDWQEETGVKVVAISIDNSRSMGRVSPFVNGKDWDYEVYLDPNGDFKRAMNVVNVPHTFLIDENGKIVWQHTTYADGDEEELYELIKKLAAGEEIKH
- a CDS encoding Omp28 family outer membrane lipoprotein translates to MKKLNYLLFIFISASIWISCDEIDDPYFEEIIQATCPSPESFPPASSEQKVLILDFTGHKCGNCPEAHLIIENLINQHQNKIIPVAIHCGYYAEFDTTADKHNYNFTTPTGEEFGGDGVTGTGHFDILSQPIGLINSLSKNNKAGRNQWSDLTDIELLKTPKIGLSIVNSFDDDSRKLCTHINTEFHENLDGNYFLAVYLIESHIINWQTDYSQSPADIPDYEHNHVLRGAINGSWGREIASDTIVAGSSIVKSYAYNLPEEYVKENCAVVAFVYDDDSKEIMQTEEVGVVEHLK
- a CDS encoding TIGR04255 family protein is translated as MSKLPKAPLLEIIFEINWDITNKNDIVKFQYLHGDLFSNLKDKYPYRENLLPPEVPLDIAKGMPVYRFRKEKLGYPLTQIGPGILTYNTIDELYFWNDFKTEVKHLTNSFSEVFSEINNTNLFLTLTYIDFFEIDFNKQNVIDFINENLSLNVNQSIINNKNTNAINLTLSYQIEDNILSLNLRNGVVSNNKQGIILQTKLIGKKQTYTNKEQAKWLNEAHETCSSIFKKITTDKLYSSFK